In Fusarium fujikuroi IMI 58289 draft genome, chromosome FFUJ_chr08, one genomic interval encodes:
- a CDS encoding probable beta transducin-like protein has product MRLLNVVDERLESFFGDENEIPPYGILSHRWGKDEITFQDLTQGSLQDLQGRQSFSKIWDLLDRADKDGLSYVWIDTCCIDKTSSAELSEAINSMFRWYQQSEKCYVYLDDFDTSSNSKIIHYDQSERYVVLNESETSFFDSLWFTRGWTLQELIAPRNVEFYDKNWVSFGSRDVALLDRICKRTGIWPQLFREPRCACPSERVHSIFTVRDGICAGCQGLDTLPQTLDSFAVSIKMSWASSRITTRKEDAAYCLLGLFNLNMPLLYGEGDKAFLRLQEAIVRQSKDQSVLLWRARPDVAPQGFAPGCLAPSSSAFKEPVHILGRRVFNRVDKKYEANFLGNLATMEITDTAIRTSLWICPCKVVPDGTQAASRNLWLGIMHLAYDDDYLVRPALLLEYMGTVNMYRRVYHQHIVPINPRITQGSFIVESSVGEVDRRLSFTPSLDEATKKDISILLQQSPINATAGPSPEEGPETGPVYFVLDKQKLDFTMDSGGSHPPFSRYQGRATQIPSRWVFQRCQHRGEGERYFGGIHFVNFLLEVPARSNLNQGPNRQGADRFAYAAVIWGIHREVLKGRTDPSPWHLWCRVFDLHSFIEHARTSSDDLQPNQLYGEIDGLSAGEIQRRMKNQRSRLCLAEYEKLEIPQASGPKALLFPSSYGDNWAEDGMADGGRHLAAKVALVEGLGRRVFELHIKITGSQNTEASIQ; this is encoded by the coding sequence ATGCGGCTTTTGAATGTCGTCGACGAACGACTCGAGAGCTtctttggcgatgagaatgagatcCCACCCTATGGGATCCTGTCGCATCGGTGGGGAAAAGACGAAATCACCTTTCAGGACTTAACACAAGGGTCACTACAGGACTTGCAGGGTCGTCAGTCATTCTCAAAGATCTgggatcttcttgaccgaGCCGACAAAGATGGTTTGTCCTATGTCTGGATCGACACATGCTGCATCGACAAGACGAGCAGCGCAGAGCTCTCAGAGGCCATCAACTCCATGTTCAGATGGTATCAGCAGTCAGAAAAGTGCTATGTCTATCTCGACGATTTCGACACTTCTTCCAACAGCAAGATTATTCATTACGATCAGTCTGAAAGATATGTTGTCCTCAATGAATCAGAGACTTCTTTCTTCGATAGTCTTTGGTTTACCAGAGGATGGACCTTGCAGGAGCTCATAGCACCGCGAAATGTTGAGTTTTACGACAAGAACTGGGTTAGCTTTGGCTCGAGAGATGTCGCACTTCTCGATCGTATTTGCAAAAGAACTGGAATTTGGCCGCAGTTGTTTCGAGAACCCCGATGTGCATGCCCAAGTGAGAGAGTGCATTCTATCTTTACAGTTCGCGACGGTATCTGTGCTGGATGTCAAGGACTTGACACCCTCCCCCAGACCTTAGACTCGTTCGCCGTCTCCATCAAGATGAGCTGGGCATCGTCCCGTATCACGACGCGCAAGGAAGATGCGGCCTATTGTCTCCTCGGCCTCTTCAACCTAAACATGCCATTGCTATATGGCGAAGGTGACAAGGCATTCCTCCGTCTTCAAGAGGCCATCGTCCGGCAGTCGAAAGACCAGTCAGTCCTGCTATGGCGCGCTCGGCCTGATGTTGCACCTCAAGGGTTTGCACCTGGCTGTTTGGCTCCTTCATCCAGCGCCTTCAAAGAACCAGTTCACATTCTTGGCCGCCGGGTCTTCAACAGGGTTGACAAGAAGTATGAGGCTAATTTCCTCGGAAATCTGGCTACAATGGAGATCACTGACACCGCTATACGCACCAGCCTGTGGATTTGCCCTTGCAAGGTAGTGCCTGACGGGACGCAAGCTGCTTCCCGAAATCTCTGGCTGGGTATCATGCATCTCGCATACGATGATGATTACCTTGTGCGACCTGCCTTGCTGCTAGAGTATATGGGAACTGTCAATATGTATCGAAGAGTCTACCATCAGCATATTGTTCCCATCAATCCCAGGATAACTCAAGGTTCGTTCATTGTAGAGTCATCGGTTGGGGAAGTCGATCGGCGTCTGTCGTTCACGCCATCTCTTGACGAGGCCACCAAGAAGGACATCAGCATTCTGCTTCAGCAGAGCCCAATCAACGCAACGGCCGGCCCTTCTCCTGAAGAGGGCCCTGAGACTGGGCCGGTGTATTTCGTTCTGGATAAGCAGAAGCTGGACTTTACCATGGACAGCGGAGGCAGTCACCCTCCTTTCAGCCGTTACCAAGGTCGCGCCACCCAGATACCATCACGCTGGGTTTTTCAAAGGTGCCAGCACAGAGGAGAGGGTGAGAGATATTTTGGCGGCATTCACTTTGTTAATTTTTTGCTCGAGGTCCCGGCAAGATCAAACTTGAATCAAGGGCCAAATCGACAAGGTGCTGACCGATTTGCGTATGCAGCTGTCATATGGGGTATACATCGCGAAGTGCTCAAAGGGAGAACCGATCCGTCTCCGTGGCATCTGTGGTGCCGAGTCTTTGATCTTCACAGCTTCATAGAACACGCCCGGACTTCGAGTGACGATTTACAGCCAAATCAGCTGTATGGTGAGATTGACGGCCTCAGTGCAGGCGAGATCCAGAGGCGCATGAAGAACCAGCGGTCGCGGCTCTGCCTAGCCGAGTatgagaagctcgagatTCCACAAGCATCGGGTCCGAAGGCACTGTtgttcccttcttcttacGGCGACAACTGGGCGGAAGACGGTATGGCTGATGGCGGGAGGCATTTGGCAGCCAAGGTTGCGTTGGTTGAGGGACTGGGTCGGAGGGTTTTTGAGCTGCACATCAAGATCACAGGTAGTCAAAACACAGAAGCATCAATACAGTAA
- a CDS encoding related to tol protein — protein MSDNKSDVRTLQPHTLCSRCTSFWESTTCLRFRPEVLLSGGEGVPSMPQHLLFSPSRTDILSAASRGCHFCSIIVGAVVGCTGDHGDRQFSGDQNGPIYISIAMLDTDAGTFLLTLFSCEESRIFSHDQILSDYTLQIRPVTESLGGIKPGNQHLLSTLQSTTYSDATANFIRSWITECQSTHILCGDDLLSLILGSTETKARPQRLLDLLAFQNVEKIRIIEDNNDHTKEYCALSYSWGFSKPYVMTSSNLAAFQKEIHVKDLPKLLQDSIQVVRGLGFRYLWIDALCIMQDGSQSSVASDDWVDQAGKMNDIFGNAAVTIAAAECFDGNSSMIVPRNPLSQLSCRLDASTNLYYEVVPPCTPHCLLHPFDKARFHLDTRAWVFQERILSSRTVHLTRNFVHLECRTELRCGAMGGSDACYHSGAIAKADYQVLFSMFGPYGLDDSAHDAFLSFWHELVRKYSTTNLSRKSDLLVALAGLAKQVQIKSQLTWSFGLWQEHLLRDLLWYVRGGRGTPCHERSPTWSWASIDVQGPQIIYEPATQVSLLADIIGLPDATDFVGRGLLVDATKHYVKVSGLLRPGAPDSLKYGQNSASRMHKDICVHRNCQGIRHIHRQCPFHPDYDLPNNIELYSFLIACASGAQQRMGSSQSLDTHVGIVLTPAPEHERRYRRVGYFHIDIQETDDDDQVIPWILESSNFVEIEVI, from the exons ATGTCAGACAACAAATCTGATGTCAGAACTTTACAACCTCATACTCTCTGCTCCCGCTGTACATCTTTCTGGGAGAGTACAACATGCCTCAGATTCCGACCTGAGGTCCTTCTCAGCGGCGGAGAAGGCGTCCCATCGATGCCacagcatcttctcttctctcccagCCGCACCGATATTCTATCTGCTGCTTCGCGAGGCTGCCACTTCTGCTCCATTATCGTTGGAGCCGTTGTAGGATGCACCGGAGATCATGGTGATCGACAGTTTTCTGGTGACCAGAATGGCCCTATCTACATCTCAATAGCAATGTTGGACACAGATGCTGGTACCTTTCTCCTTACGTTGTTTTCCTGCGAAGAGTCAAGGATCTTTAGCCATGATCAAATACTCAGCGATTATACTTTGCAAATACGCCCAGTCACAG AGAGCCTTGGGGGCATAAAACCTGGCAATCAACACCTTTTATCGACGCTACAGTCTACGACCTATTCCGATGCAACTGCCAACTTCATCCGATCTTGGATTACTGAATGCCAGAGTACTCATATCCTGTGCGGCGACGATCTTTTGAGCCTGATTCTTGGTTCCACAGAAACAAAGGCACGACCCCAGCGTTTGCTAGATCTTTTGGCTTTCCAGAATGTCGAGAAAATACGGATTATCGAGGACAATAATGACCACACCAAAGAATACTGTGCCCTGAGTTACAGCTGGGGATTCAGTAAGCCCTATGTCATGACATCCTCTAATCTGGCGGCGTTTCAAAAAGAAATTCACGTCAAAGATTTGCCGAAATTACTACAAGACTCTATTCAAGTGGTTAGGGGTCTCGGGTTTAGGTATCTATGGATCGATGCCCTTTGCATCATGCAAGATGGGAGTCAATCCTCTGTAGCGTCGGACGACTGGGTTGACCAGGCAGGCAAGATGAACGACATCTTCGGGAACGCAGCTGTCACCATCGCGGCAGCCGAATGCTTTGATGGCAACTCAAGCATGATCGTGCCACGAAATCCGTTGAGCCAGCTATCTTGTCGCCTGGACGCGAGCACGAATCTCTACTATGAAGTCGTTCCGCCATGCACTCCACACTGTTTGTTGCACCCTTTCGATAAAGCGCGCTTTCACCTCGATACCAGAGCGTGGGTTTTTCAGGAGCGAATATTGTCGTCTCGGACTGTGCACTTGACTCGTAACTTCGTTCATCTCGAGTGTAGGACTGAGCTCCGTTGCGGAGCTATGGGAGGATCTGACGCATGCTATCACAGCGGCGCTATTGCCAAAGCAGATTATCAAGTTCTGTTTTCCATGTTTGGACCCTACGGGCTTGATGATTCTGCCCACGACGCATTTCTCTCCTTCTGGCATGAGCTCGTCAGGAAGTACTCGACAACGAATCTGAGCCGCAAGTCAGACTTATTGGTTGCTCTGGCTGGTCTTGCAAAGCAAGTTCAGATCAAATCACAACTCACCTGGTCATTTGGGCTGTGGCAGGAGCATCTACTCCGGGATTTGCTATGGTATGTcaggggaggaagaggcacACCTTGTCATGAGAGGTCGCcgacttggtcttgggcCAGCATTGATGTACAAGGACCGCAGATCATTTATGAGCCTGCCACACAAGTTTCCCTTCTCGCGGACATCATCGGTCTGCCTGATGCAACAGACTTTGTAGGCCGTGGTCTACTGGTAGATGCAACGAAACATTACGTCAAGGTTTCAGGATTATTACGGCCTGGTGCTCCGGATTCGTTAAAATATGGTCAGAATTCTGCTTCTAGAATGCACAAAGATATTTGTGTCCATAGGAATTGCCAAGGGATACGACATATCCACCGCCAATGCCCATTTCATCCAGACTACGACCTCCCAAACAACATCGAGTTGTACAGCTTCCTCATAGCTTGCGCTTCCGGAGCCCAACAAAGGATGGGCTCTTCTCAAAGTTTAGATACGCATGTGGGGATCGTTCTGACGCCTGCCCCAGAACATGAACGTCGATACAGACGCGTTGGCTATTTCCACATTGACATTCAGgagacagatgatgatgatcaagtAATACCGTGGATTCTGGAGAGCTCCAATTTTGTTGAAATAGAGGTAATCTAG
- a CDS encoding related to DHA14-like major facilitator efflux transporter (MFS transporter) — protein sequence MSQTTSQAPGPAMPITQLDGINDRGLAAYQVRNQNLPVRETPVSNLGNSHDASSSDEHGIQRTNSNKTLLQIATVMSSLCACVFLAALELTIVSTALPTIAAHFASDSGYTWIGTSFVLAHTASTPPWGKISDIWGRKPILLVANVIFFAGSLICALVDDLAVFIAGRAIQGLGAAGMQTLVNICISDMFSQRDRGLYYGLTSIVWAVASGIGPVLGGALTDRLNWRWCFWINLPITAAVFVLLFFTLKLPSPNTPVWAGLKAVDWPGSFLIIGGTLMLLLGLYLGGVYEPWNSATVVSLIVFGVVTGVLFIWNEWKLAEFPVLPVHLFKTCSSSSAYAVTFFHAFVFLGVAYYLPLYFQAVLLASPLRSGVLLLPFILPISISAALTGAYIQFSGKYLLVSRVGLMIMTLGMGLMINLDIDMNWAKLISFQILTGIGVGLNFEGPLLSVQAVVPHKDVAAATTAMGFIRTLASGISVVIGGILFQNGMKGEYQTLEDSLGPDLARLFNGASASASVDLIKTLPTESQLVVRTAFFNALDKMWIMYTAFSGIGLLLSFFMKAHHLSKDHQEAHLGIVNEARESDQAGEVDFSTATSESQEMRRTTPRPRGVSTA from the exons ATGTCACAAACAACCTCCCAGGCCCCTGGGCCAGCCATGCCAATTACACAACTTGACGGCATCAACGACAGAGGCTTAGCGGCATACCAAGTTCGCAATCAAAATCTCCCTGTTCGAGAAACGCCGGTCTCCAATTTAGGTAACAGCCATGACGCTTCCAGCTCCGATGAACACGGCATCCAGAGGACCAATTCGAACAAGACTCTGCTTCAGATCGCAACAGTCATGTCCTCACTCTGCGCCTGTGTCTTCCTCGCCGCACTTGAATTGACAATTGTGTCAACGGCACTTCCAACCATCGCCGCCCATTTTGCATCTGATTCGGGTTATACTTGGATAGGCACATCTTTTGTCCTCGCCCACACTGCCTCGACACCACCCTGGGGCAAGATTTCCGATATCTGGGGTAGAAAACCCATATTACTCGTCGCCAATGTCATATTCTTTGCGGGTAGCCTTATTTGTGCTCTGGTTGATGACCTGGCGGTCTTTATCGCTGGGCGGGCCATTCAAGGATTGGGCGCTGCTGGGATGCAAACGCTGGTGAATATCTGTATCAGCGATATGTTCTCACAACGGGACCGGGGGCTATACTATGGACTGACATCGATTGTCTGGGCCGTTGCGTCTGGCATTGGTCCTGTACTTGGAGGCGCACTTACGGATCGATTGAA TTGGAGATGGTGTTTTTGGATCAACT TACCAATCACCGCTGCAGTCTTTGTTCTCTTATTCTTCACCCTCAAACTCCCCTCTCCCAACACCCCTGTTTGGGCAGGCCTGAAAGCCGTCGACTGGCCCGGCAGCTTTCTTATCATAGGGGGGactttgatgttgctgcttgGTCTTTATCTTGGCGGCGTGTACGAGCCATGGAATTCTGCAACAGTGGTGTCCCTCATAGTCTTTGGTGTGGTCACCGGCGTGTTGTTCATATGGAATGAGTGGAAGTTGGCAGAGTTTCCTGTTCTGCCAGTACATCTCTTCAAGACCTGttcatcctcttcagcaTACGCCGTCACATTCTTCCATGCGTTTGTGTTTCTCGGTGTTGCCTATTACCTCCCGTTATACTTTCAAGCAGTTCTCCTAGCGAGCCCACTGCGCTCGGGTGTGTTACTTCTCCCTTTCATCTTACCCATCTCAATTTCTGCTGCTCTTACTGGGGCCTACATCCAGTTCAGTGGCAAGTATCTTCTTGTCTCTCGTGTCGGGTTGATGATCATGACACTGGGAATGGGCCTGATGATCAACCTGGACATTGACATGAACTGGGCAAAATTGATCTCTTTCCAGATCCTAACAGGAATTGGGGTTGGCTTGAACTTTGAAGGTCCCTTGTTGTCTGTTCAGGCTGTTGTGCCGCATAAGGACGTTGCGGCCGCGACCACGGCGATGGGCTTTATCCGAACACTGGCCTCAGGGATATCCGTTGTCATTGGCGGGATACTTTTCCAGAACGGAATGAAAGGCGAATATCAGACTCTTGAAGATAGTCTGGGTCCCGACCTAGCCAGGTTGTTCAATGGTGCGTCTGCGTCTGCGAGCGTTGATCTGATCAAGACCTTACCGACAGAGTCGCAGCTTGTCGTGAGGACAGCATTCTTCAATGCTCTAGACAAGATGTGGATAATG TATACTGCATTCTCCGGTATTGGTTTGTTGCTCAGTTTCTTTATGAAAGCGCATCATCTCAGCAAAGATCATCAGGAAGCACACTTGGGCATTGTCAATGAGGCGCGGGAATCAGACCAGGCAGGCGAGGTTGACTTTTCGACAGCCACCAGCGAGAGTCAGGAAATGCGACGCACCACTCCTAGACCCCGAGGTGTGTCGACAGCCTGA
- a CDS encoding related to permease of the major facilitator superfamily — translation MNEPCSTNTSNRRDASSSLDGQPDDFTEHRDDNNPNLPLLHSHRHSATSGSTLLTPDNTLDDEEANKVLAKIDRAIIPLLFISYVLNFMDKVILSSAAVFGLREDTHLKGQQYSWVGSVFYLGYLLWTYPTTVLVTHLPTGKYLTVNTLFWGLVVALTAACHNFGGLLVTRFLLGVAEATMTPGFMFLTSTWYTRDEMPTRVGIWFSGNSVGGLVASLLAFAVGHVDGASIRPWRWMYIILGTTTFMWAIPLFFLLPDSISKAPFLTPKERRIAAQRVESSGTGATEHTNWKWDQVRECLIDPKSWFIVGIELFTQIPNGGSQSFANIVVESFGFTNLQSTLINIPYSLLSAGIISGSGYLAGRFRTLNCILIVFVIMPCVIGSAIIYKRDNVPHSIHLFAYFLLSSGSAAMPLSMALVQSNYRGVTKKMTITAMLFITYCVGNMAGPHFFLESEDPLYETAFKAITVCYSLATVCAVCLRTYLKGLNARRTREEGIVGSAGSGGVVRGDVQGHRDFSDPESDVTDWQVVGFRYRL, via the exons ATGAATGAGCCATGTTCAACCAACACCTCCAACAGAAGAGatgcttcatcatcgcttGACGGTCAACCAGACGACTTCACAGAGCATAGAGATGACAACAATCCAAACCTTCCGCTCTTACATAGTCACAGACATTCTGCTACGTCCGGCAGTACCCTGTTGACTCCAGATAACACtctcgacgatgaagaggcaaACAAAGTATTGGCCAAGATTGACAGAGCCATCATTCCATTACTGTTCATAAGCTATGTGTTAAATTTCATGGACAAGGTCATCCTATCCAGTGCTGCTGTTTTTGGACTTAGAGAGGATACT CATCTCAAAGGCCAGCAATACAGCTGGGTTGGCAGCGTCTTTTACCTAGGTTATCTCCTATGGACATATCCAACCACTGTTCTCGTTACACATCTGCCAACTGGGAAATATCTCACAGTAAACACACTATTTTGGGGCTTGGTCGTTGCACTCACTGCGGCGTGCCATAACTTCGGCGGCCTTTTGGTCACACGATTTCTCCTGGGCGTCGCAGAGGCTACGATGACGCCCGGTTTCATGTTTCTGACTTCAACTTGGTATACGCGCGATGAGATGCCGACTCGTGTTGGAATCTGGTTTTCTGGGAACTCTGTTGGAGGCTTGGTAGCCAGTCTCCTTGCATTTGCAGTTGGTCACGTCGATGGAGCATCGATACGACCTTGGAGGTGGATGTACATCATCTTGGGCACCACGACTTTTATGTGGGCAATACCtttgttttttcttcttccagacAGCATTTCTAAAGCTCCTTTCCTCACGCCTAAGGAGAGAAGGATCGCGGCACAGCGTGTAGAATCTTCTGGTACTGGTGCGACTGAACATACGAATTGGAAATGGGACCAGGTCCGTGAGTGCTTGATTGACCCCAAGTCTTGGTTCATCGTGGGCATCGAGCTATTCACGCAGATTCCGAACGGCGGATCACAAAGCTTTGCGAATATCGTGGTCGAGTCTTTCGGATTCACGAATTTGCAATCCACACTCATCAACATACCTTACTCACTTCTATCAGCAGGTATCATATCAGGAAGCGGATACCTGGCTGGCCGATTCCGTACGTTGAACTGCATTTTGATCGTCTTTGTTATCATGCCATGTGTTATTGGCAGTGCAATCATTTACAAACGAGACAATGTGCCTCACAGCATCCATCTTTTTGCCTACTTCCTCCTCTCGAGCGGATCTGCAGCAATGCCTCTCAGCATGGCACTTGTACAATCGAATTATCGAGGCGTTACCAAGAAGATGACCATAACGGCCATGCTGTTCATCACATATTGTGTTGGAAATATGGCAGGTCCGCATTTCTTCCTGGAGTCTGAGGACCCATTGTATGAGACCGCATTCAAGGCTATCACTGTCTGTTACAGCTTGGCTACCGTCTGTGCTGTATGCTTAAGAACCTATCTCAAAGGTTTGAATGCAAGACgaacaagagaagagggTATCGTTGGAAGTGCTGGCTCAGGGGGTGTTGTACGAGGGGATGTTCAGGGGCATCGAGATTTCTCGGACCCTGAATCAGATGTGACGGATTGGCAGGTTGTCGGTTTCAGATATAGACTTTGA
- a CDS encoding related to branch point bridging protein (MSL5) translates to MSWRSQGITGSNNIPLGKRRFGDEEEEFNGNAGVDRDLKRGRDPEPRGDADGPRRRKKRNRWGDASENKAAGLMGLPTAILSNMTSEQLEAYTLHLRIEEISQKLRIDDVVPADGDRSPSPAPQYDNHGRRINTREYRYRKKLEDERHKLIEKAMKTIPNYHPPQDYRRPTKTQEKVYVPVNDYPEINFIGLLIGPRGNTLKKMEGDSGAKIAIRGKGSVKEGKGRSDAAHASNQEEDLHCLIMADTEEKVNKAKKLIHNVIETAASIPEGQNELKRNQLRELAALNGTLRDDENQACQNCGKIGHRKYDCPEKQNFTASIICRVCGNAGHMARDCPDRQRGASWRNNDAAARPAGRIGGGDDVDREYEQLMQELGGGSSGAPARIEAGPGAQNNGDAKPWQRGPTGGPAPWRSRNQDSNEGGSAAPWARDRGSRNDDHQGGNAGDSYYGQAYAGASGAAAPWAQQAPGTQGGYASYPGYGAYGAAPGMGAPPGLGAPGSAPPAPPGAPPGLGDINAFIQQYAGAAPPPPPPSGDAPPPPPSDQPPPPPPPGA, encoded by the exons ATGTCGTGGAGAAGCCAAGGGATCACCGGTTCCAACAACATCCCTCTCGGGAAGCGTCgctttggagatgaggaggaggagtttaATGGCAACGCTGGAGTCGATCGCGACTTGAAGCGTGGACGCGATCCCGAGCCTCGCGGCGACGCTGATGGACCTCGACGACGAAAGAAGCGAAACAGATGGGGTGATGCATCCGAGAACAAAGCGGCTGGCCTCATGGGCTTGCCCACTGCTATCTTGTCCAACATGACAAGTGAGCAGCTTGAGGCCTACACACTGCATTTGCGTATCGAGGAAATCTCCCAGAAGCTTCGCATCGATGATGTCGTCCCAGCTGACGGCGATCG atctccttctcccGCTCCTCAGTACGATAACCACGGTCGACGTATCAATACACGAGAGTACCGATACCgaaagaagcttgaagatgagcgCCACAAGCTCATCGAGAAGGCCATGAAGACCATTCCTAACTACCACCCGCCACAGGATTACCGTAGACCTACTAAGACTCAGGAGAAGGTCTATGTTCCTGTTAACGATTATCCGGAAATTAACTTCA TTGGTTTACTTATCGGACCTCGAGGTAACACTCTGAAGAAAATGGAGGGAGACTCAGGTGCCAAGATCGCCATTCGTGGCAAGGGCTCCGTAAAGGAGGGTAAGGGTCGGTCTGATGCCGCGCACGCAAGCAACCAGGAAGAAGATTTGCACTGTCTCATCATGGCCGATACCGAAGAAAAggtcaacaaggccaagaagctcatccacAACGTCATTGAGACT GCTGCGTCTATTCCTGAAGGCCAGAACGAACTCAAGCGTAACCAGCTCCGAGAACTCGCTGCCCTCAACGGTACCCTCCGAGACGACGAGAACCAGGCTTGCCAGAACTGTGGTAAGATCGGACATCGCAAGTACGACTGCCCTGAGAAGCAAAACTTCACTGCGAGCATTATCTGTCGCGTTTGTGGCAACGCTGGTCATATGGCTCGCGATTGTCCCGACCGACAGCGTGGTGCTAGCTGGCGCAACAacgatgctgctgctcgccCTGCTGGTCGTATCGGTGGcggagatgatgttgaccGTGAATACGAG CAACTTATGCAAGAGCTTGGTGGAGGGTCTTCTGGAGCTCCTGCGCGTATCGAGGCCGGCCCTGGCGCTCAGAACAACGGAGACGCGAAGCCTTGGCAGCGAGGCCCTACTGGTGGACCTGCACCATGGCGCAGCCGCAACCAGGATTCTAACGAAGGTGGATCGGCAGCTCCCTGGGCTAGAGATCGCGGTAGTCGCAACGACGATCATCAAGGCGGTAACGCTGGTGACAGCTACTACGGACAGGCTTACGCAGGTGCTTCAGGTGCCGCTGCTCCCTGGGCACAACAGGCTCCTGGAACTCAGGGTGGGTATGCTAGTTATCCTGGCTATGGTGCCTACGGTGCTGCTCCCGGAATGGGAGCTCCTCCTGGTCTTGGTGCCCCTGGCAGTGcgcctcctgctcctcctggtGCTCCCCCAGGCCTGGGAGACATTAACGCCTTTATTCAGCAATATGCCGGCGCtgcacctcctcctccgccgccTTCTGGAGATGCCCCGCCACCACCTCCCAGTGATCAGCCTCCGCCTCCCCCGCCTCCGGGTGCTTAA